ATATATAGAAGGCTATATTCTGTTTCCACGAGTGAGATGGTTTTATGGTAGTTTCCACAAAAAAGATACGAATAAAggtaaaaaatgtaaaatagtTAGGTCAACAGGAACAGGAGAATTCATTGCAACCACGTttatcttcaaattatataCCCAACAAACACCATTGTTATATACACCACTGAATCTCCATCTCCATCTCCATCTCCACTGTGAGACTAGAGAAAGAAAACGCTGTTTCTCTCTCTTTGTGTGTGTGAGAGGGAGAgggatacatacatatatatatagacacacacacacacatggaGGGAGGAGACAACAGCAGTGGCAATGAAGTATACAGAGAATGCCAAAGAAACCATGCAGCCAGCCTGGGGAGCTACGCGACGGACGGGTGCGGGGAGTTCACGCCGGACTACACCACCCCCGGAGGCCTACTCAGCTGCGCTGCATGCGGCTGCCACCGCAGCTTCCACCGGAAAGTCACCTACAGCACAACCCACCGCAGCCAGGTGGTGGGGGAGATCATAGACTACAGCGGCGGAGGGAGGTCGGACAGGCAAATGGCAGCCGCCATCCCGTACTCCCCGGAGTCCTCGATCAACAAGAAGAGGTTCCGGA
This sequence is a window from Primulina huaijiensis isolate GDHJ02 chromosome 13, ASM1229523v2, whole genome shotgun sequence. Protein-coding genes within it:
- the LOC140956285 gene encoding zinc-finger homeodomain protein 11-like, with protein sequence MEGGDNSSGNEVYRECQRNHAASLGSYATDGCGEFTPDYTTPGGLLSCAACGCHRSFHRKVTYSTTHRSQVVGEIIDYSGGGRSDRQMAAAIPYSPESSINKKRFRTKFSEEQKEKMLGFAENLGWKLQRKDQEEDEIERFCRGIGISRKVFKVWMHNHKNSSSHSAGNASSLTDEQ